The DNA sequence CCGGGGATCTGTTCGTCGTGCAAGATGAGGCTAGAGCCTCGCCCATGCATAGATGCGTAGGCTGCCACCTGCGTAAGTTTTCACCCAAAAAGCGTCCTGATTCGTATCCTGACTTTATAATTGGCGTAGGTAGTCAGTCCTTCCTGAGCCATTCTGGTTCTTCTTTGCGACTGTATTCCCAGGAGCTTTTGCTATGCCCAAGCCGACCATTGCCGTTGCTATGTCTGGAGGAGTGGACTCCTCCACAGTCGCGGCCATGCTGCGTGCTGAGGGGCATCCGGTTGTGGGGCTCACGATGCAGCTTTGGAACCAGCGGCGGCTTGCCGGACGCGAGGGTATGCCGGAGCATGTGCAGGGACGCTGCTGCTCGATTGAGGACGTTTATGACGCGCGGCACGTTGCCGAGCAGCTTGGGATTCCGTATTACGTCGTCAACCATCAGGAGCGCTTCGAGCGTGACGTGGTGCGTCCGTTTGTCGATGAGTATCTCTCCGGACGTACGCCGATTCCGTGCAGTCTCTGCAACAATCATCTGAAGTTCGATCAGCTTCTGATTACGGCGCGACAGATCGGGGCGGACATGTTGGCGACCGGACACTACGCGCGCATCGAGTACGCCGAGGAGCGCGGACGCTGGCTGCTGCTGCGCGGACGCGATTACAGCAAGGACCAGAGCTATTTCCTTTTTGGGCTTACCCAGGAGCAGCTCAGCAAGACTCTGTTCCCATTAGGGAACATGTCGAAGCCCGACGTTCGCGCGCGTGCGCACGAGTACGGACTGGCGCTCGCCGAGAAGCCTGACTCGCAGGAGATTTGCTTCATTCCCGGCGGCGAT is a window from the Terriglobales bacterium genome containing:
- a CDS encoding asparagine synthase-related protein, coding for MPKPTIAVAMSGGVDSSTVAAMLRAEGHPVVGLTMQLWNQRRLAGREGMPEHVQGRCCSIEDVYDARHVAEQLGIPYYVVNHQERFERDVVRPFVDEYLSGRTPIPCSLCNNHLKFDQLLITARQIGADMLATGHYARIEYAEERGRWLLLRGRDYSKDQSYFLFGLTQEQLSKTLFPLGNMSKPDVRARAHEYGLALAEKPDSQEICFIPGGD